In the genome of Bacteroidota bacterium, the window TCGTCATTACTTGCATCATCTACCAGAACTACTTCATCAACAATATCAAAAGGCACTTCGTTAAAAGTTTTTTTTAATGTTTTTGCAGCATTATAAGCAGGTAAAACAACAACTATTTTTTGACCATTAATCATGGATTCATATTTGAATTTAACTGCAAAAGTATAAAATTGAAATGATTTAATTTGTAAAAAGCAGAAGTAATACGAAAGCAAAATGAGGATTATAAAAATTGTGTTTTATGTTGAGTGTGTCGGATAAAAAATATCAAAATTCTTAAAGACAATATCCTAAAATAAAATTTATAAACATAGAGGGGGAAAAATAGCCCGAGCTC includes:
- a CDS encoding glycosyltransferase family 2 protein; the protein is MINGQKIVVVLPAYNAAKTLKKTFNEVPFDIVDEVVLVDDASND